In Pseudothermotoga hypogea DSM 11164 = NBRC 106472, the following are encoded in one genomic region:
- a CDS encoding CheR family methyltransferase encodes MQDFLSQSSGELPIEDFQWFVKEVHRHFGLDLSGYKPHRMKRRIEILIRKYRLSSYQEYLRLLLTNSSAKEEFLDKITINVTEFFRNPEKWWELRDKYLPELLSFSRSRFKAWSAGCASGEEPYSLAILLEELKAPAGAYVLATDIDDKALQEAKNGVYESRSMISTPKAYVDRYFEIVDGMYKVKDVVKKRVTFQKHNMLQDPFPQGLDLIVCRNVVIYFEENAKAQLYQNFAKALRLGGLLFVGSTERIFNHAELGLKIVSPFFYRRVT; translated from the coding sequence ATGCAGGATTTTCTTTCCCAATCGTCTGGTGAACTACCGATCGAAGATTTTCAATGGTTCGTTAAAGAGGTACACAGGCACTTCGGGCTCGATCTGAGTGGATACAAGCCACACCGCATGAAACGCCGAATCGAGATACTGATAAGGAAGTACAGACTGTCCTCCTATCAAGAATATCTACGCTTGCTGTTGACGAACAGTTCCGCGAAGGAAGAGTTCCTCGATAAGATCACGATAAACGTCACAGAGTTTTTCAGAAATCCAGAAAAGTGGTGGGAGCTCAGAGACAAATACCTTCCGGAACTTCTCTCTTTTTCCAGATCGAGGTTCAAGGCATGGAGCGCAGGTTGCGCGAGTGGAGAAGAGCCTTACTCACTCGCCATACTTCTTGAAGAGCTGAAGGCGCCTGCCGGGGCGTACGTTCTTGCGACGGATATAGACGACAAAGCCCTTCAGGAAGCTAAGAACGGAGTTTACGAATCGCGTTCGATGATAAGCACACCGAAAGCGTACGTCGACCGTTACTTTGAGATCGTCGATGGCATGTACAAGGTCAAAGATGTTGTGAAGAAACGCGTGACGTTTCAGAAGCACAACATGTTGCAGGATCCTTTCCCGCAGGGTCTGGATCTCATCGTGTGCAGGAACGTCGTCATCTATTTCGAGGAGAACGCGAAAGCGCAGCTGTATCAGAATTTTGCCAAAGCTTTGAGGCTTGGAGGACTGCTGTTCGTTGGGAGCACCGAGCGCATCTTCAATCATGCCGAGCTGGGTCTGAAGATCGTGAGCCCGTTCTTCTACCGAAGGGTGACGTGA
- a CDS encoding RluA family pseudouridine synthase: MTIKVNRNEAGERLDLFLLSKLPKIVSRSFLQKLIKDGQIKVNDRLEKPSYRVKANDIISLPDRPVPQQIEILPEPLELNVLYEDSDIIVVNKPAGMIVHPIPSHTSGTLVNALLYHCKDLQGIGGELRPGIVHRLDKDTSGVMVVAKNDLAHRSLSQQFKNREVFKMYLAIVQGKPNETEGEIQIKVARHPTLRVKMTVAAEGRIAVTSYRVLKSFDDLASLVAAYPKTGRTHQIRVHIKYIQHPILGDRLYGRADPIYVERQMLHAAILQFRHPKKNEQMRFIAPLPEDFKAALRRLHEVSSK; encoded by the coding sequence TTGACAATAAAGGTGAACAGGAATGAGGCTGGAGAGAGGCTCGATCTTTTCCTGCTTTCCAAATTGCCAAAAATTGTTTCGCGTTCTTTCCTGCAGAAACTCATTAAGGACGGACAGATCAAGGTAAACGACAGACTCGAAAAACCAAGCTACAGGGTCAAAGCCAACGATATCATCTCGTTGCCGGACCGTCCTGTACCCCAGCAGATAGAGATCCTCCCCGAACCCTTAGAGTTGAACGTTCTGTACGAAGATTCCGATATCATCGTTGTCAACAAACCTGCAGGAATGATCGTTCATCCGATTCCATCACACACGAGCGGTACACTCGTGAACGCCCTGCTCTATCACTGTAAGGACCTGCAAGGTATTGGAGGGGAACTCAGACCTGGTATTGTCCATCGTCTGGACAAGGACACCTCCGGGGTCATGGTGGTTGCGAAAAACGATCTTGCTCACAGGTCACTCTCACAGCAGTTCAAGAACAGAGAAGTGTTCAAGATGTATTTGGCAATCGTACAAGGTAAGCCAAACGAAACCGAGGGAGAGATACAGATCAAGGTGGCAAGGCATCCAACCTTGCGGGTGAAGATGACAGTCGCAGCGGAAGGAAGAATCGCCGTGACCTCTTACAGAGTTTTAAAGAGTTTCGATGATCTTGCTTCGCTCGTTGCCGCGTATCCCAAGACGGGTCGGACGCACCAGATCAGGGTTCACATCAAATACATCCAGCACCCCATATTGGGTGACAGGCTCTACGGCAGAGCCGACCCCATTTACGTGGAAAGACAGATGCTGCACGCCGCAATCTTACAGTTCAGACACCCAAAGAAAAACGAACAGATGAGATTCATCGCACCACTCCCTGAAGATTTCAAAGCCGCGTTGAGACGTCTACACGAGGTGTCGTCAAAATGA
- a CDS encoding TIGR03936 family radical SAM-associated protein: MDVMRMRAVVRYKKTGLLRFLSAIETANAIERNLRRAEAPLEFSRGFHKKPKVSFLDPTPTGVFNLALYVTVHLQRYDENLLDRLRRTAVKGLEPVQLWWTDLDVNRIVNGYLFRVLLLEDCVDPSRFDPQRQISILEKNKSGKLEDFFKHVHFEKVGKFFIVVYYQNRENLVRARHLYQPILVKECPLVLVQRLEAICGESQLSEVLGAKSWAVEC; the protein is encoded by the coding sequence ATGGACGTGATGAGAATGCGTGCCGTTGTGAGATACAAAAAGACTGGCCTGCTTCGTTTCCTGTCAGCCATAGAAACGGCAAACGCCATAGAAAGGAATCTGAGAAGGGCTGAAGCACCACTCGAGTTCAGCCGGGGTTTCCACAAGAAACCTAAGGTTTCGTTTCTTGATCCCACACCAACCGGTGTTTTCAATCTGGCACTCTACGTGACGGTCCACTTGCAGAGATACGATGAGAACCTGTTGGATCGGCTCAGGCGAACCGCAGTCAAAGGTTTGGAACCAGTCCAACTCTGGTGGACAGATTTGGACGTGAACAGAATCGTGAACGGCTATCTCTTCAGAGTGCTCTTACTGGAAGACTGCGTCGATCCTTCCCGGTTTGATCCACAGAGACAAATTTCCATTCTTGAGAAGAACAAATCCGGCAAATTGGAGGACTTTTTCAAACATGTTCACTTTGAAAAAGTTGGCAAATTCTTTATCGTAGTGTATTATCAAAACAGAGAGAACCTTGTCAGGGCGAGGCACCTGTACCAACCGATCCTTGTGAAGGAATGCCCTTTGGTGCTCGTGCAGAGACTGGAAGCGATCTGCGGTGAAAGTCAATTGAGCGAAGTTCTGGGGGCGAAATCTTGGGCTGTCGAGTGTTAG
- a CDS encoding helix-hairpin-helix domain-containing protein — MKSLLLADTNFHAAVRFNKLCQENGLIPIHGLRKGQKIFYARDREEFEELVRSYNENREPRLNSLDVKEVRLVYYLDRSSFEAHRFMTRLVGSEPCEDCEPFGKFLDPAEALGARLYDLKVSHKLLNPPEGWLDKLFEELDLERKTRLMREVEVVRKLGFESYFYTVKRIVDIATQNGILIGPGRGSVVGSLLAYLLGITSIDPISHNLMFERFLHEERREPPDIDIDVADEQRDKLLGLLKDAFPYFAQISTFVTLTEKGLFNEVSRLKLDVSSNVTKALIGLPLRRSIHAAGIVLAAEPLNLPLVPSSDQPVIEYDMDSLECIGVVKIDVLGLRTLTVLDKIRKRVNVKTMPFNDGATFELLGRGNTCGIFQLESETARNLCRLIRPSNLEELSVLLALNRPGPLAAKLEKTYAERKRGCQRAEEDMFPETHGVIVYQEQVMRLAMRTAGFSAAEADLFRKAISEKDPRILEPALQKFRDALHKRGYRPDFVEKLCDVLVKFAGYAFNKSHSVAYSHLSYELAYLKAHWPREFFDVYVREHSSEQFKVFLAVQELRSLGYEVLPPNVNFGGSEDRIFRLPLEAVGGIGESSARICRELAPFSNLKDFAERTRLPTSTIQRLVWAGAFDELYGSRSAALEDFEAFQKGHDPELSLVAAKVFGKQTERKQKLSYDEVDLAELEERAFGFALTPFAFENEKKFAPLAEVFASSRILPVAVRISKNFASDGYTIARLKDRLPDGYYALILAPDGRIVQHKKLDEVQRVVYKIENCFDERDVERASELECVETVLCGKKITLFGLRPLVDWYRIEFI; from the coding sequence ATGAAGTCTTTGCTGCTGGCCGACACCAACTTTCACGCTGCCGTTCGTTTCAACAAGCTATGTCAAGAGAACGGTCTGATACCAATCCATGGTCTTCGAAAGGGCCAGAAGATCTTCTATGCACGTGATCGCGAAGAGTTCGAAGAGCTGGTGAGATCCTACAACGAGAATCGTGAGCCACGTCTTAATTCTTTAGACGTTAAAGAAGTGAGGCTCGTCTACTATCTGGATCGTTCTTCATTCGAGGCACACCGGTTCATGACCCGTTTGGTGGGCTCTGAGCCGTGCGAAGACTGTGAACCCTTTGGCAAGTTTCTCGATCCCGCGGAGGCTCTGGGGGCACGCCTCTATGATTTGAAGGTCAGTCACAAACTTCTGAATCCACCGGAGGGATGGCTCGACAAGCTTTTCGAAGAGCTCGATCTGGAGCGTAAGACAAGACTCATGCGCGAGGTCGAGGTTGTGAGGAAACTCGGTTTTGAATCGTACTTCTATACGGTGAAACGCATCGTGGACATCGCCACGCAGAACGGCATCTTGATAGGTCCGGGCAGGGGAAGTGTGGTTGGAAGTCTTTTAGCCTACCTTCTTGGCATCACATCGATCGATCCGATCTCTCACAATTTGATGTTCGAAAGATTCTTGCACGAAGAACGCAGAGAACCGCCCGACATCGATATCGATGTGGCAGACGAACAACGAGACAAACTGCTGGGTTTGTTGAAGGATGCCTTCCCTTATTTTGCCCAGATCTCAACGTTCGTGACACTGACTGAGAAGGGTCTCTTCAACGAGGTCAGCAGGTTGAAATTGGATGTGAGTTCAAATGTGACCAAAGCTCTCATCGGACTTCCCTTGAGAAGGAGTATTCACGCGGCAGGAATAGTCCTCGCGGCTGAGCCACTCAATCTGCCGCTCGTGCCATCCTCCGATCAACCCGTAATTGAGTACGATATGGATTCTCTCGAGTGCATTGGCGTGGTGAAGATAGATGTGCTTGGTCTGAGAACTCTGACGGTTCTTGACAAAATACGAAAGCGCGTGAATGTGAAAACGATGCCTTTCAACGATGGGGCAACTTTTGAACTTCTGGGACGTGGAAACACGTGTGGAATTTTTCAACTCGAATCGGAAACGGCGAGGAACCTGTGCAGGTTAATAAGACCAAGCAATCTGGAGGAGCTTTCCGTTCTGCTTGCTCTCAACAGACCTGGTCCGCTCGCTGCCAAGTTGGAAAAGACTTATGCTGAACGAAAGCGAGGCTGTCAGCGAGCCGAAGAAGACATGTTCCCCGAAACACACGGTGTCATTGTCTACCAGGAACAGGTTATGAGACTCGCCATGAGGACAGCAGGCTTCAGCGCTGCTGAAGCGGATCTCTTCAGGAAAGCGATTTCCGAAAAGGACCCGCGGATCCTTGAACCTGCACTGCAAAAGTTCAGGGATGCGCTCCATAAGAGGGGCTACAGACCAGATTTTGTGGAAAAACTGTGTGACGTTCTCGTCAAGTTCGCCGGTTATGCCTTCAACAAGTCCCACAGCGTGGCCTATTCTCACCTGAGTTACGAACTGGCGTATTTGAAAGCTCATTGGCCCAGGGAATTCTTCGATGTTTACGTGCGAGAGCATTCGTCGGAACAGTTCAAGGTCTTCCTCGCGGTGCAGGAGCTTCGTTCGTTAGGCTATGAAGTGCTTCCACCAAACGTGAACTTTGGAGGTTCTGAGGATAGAATTTTCCGCTTACCTTTGGAAGCCGTCGGTGGTATCGGTGAATCCTCCGCCCGCATCTGTCGAGAGCTGGCTCCCTTTTCCAATTTGAAGGATTTCGCCGAGAGGACCAGACTGCCCACTTCGACGATCCAAAGACTCGTTTGGGCGGGAGCTTTTGACGAACTCTATGGGAGCAGGTCGGCCGCCTTGGAAGACTTTGAAGCGTTTCAGAAGGGCCACGACCCAGAATTGAGCTTGGTTGCCGCCAAAGTCTTCGGCAAGCAAACCGAAAGGAAGCAGAAACTCTCTTACGACGAAGTGGATCTTGCGGAACTTGAAGAAAGAGCCTTCGGCTTTGCTCTCACACCGTTCGCGTTCGAAAACGAAAAAAAGTTTGCACCGCTCGCCGAGGTGTTCGCTTCATCTCGCATCTTACCTGTCGCGGTAAGAATTTCAAAAAATTTCGCGAGCGATGGGTACACGATTGCGCGTTTGAAGGATCGCCTTCCTGATGGGTACTACGCGCTGATACTCGCTCCCGACGGACGGATCGTTCAACATAAAAAGTTGGACGAGGTTCAGCGCGTCGTGTACAAGATTGAAAATTGTTTCGACGAACGAGACGTCGAGAGAGCTTCGGAACTCGAGTGTGTGGAAACGGTTCTGTGTGGCAAAAAGATCACCCTTTTTGGCCTCAGACCGCTCGTGGATTGGTACAGGATCGAATTCATATGA
- a CDS encoding SpoIIE family protein phosphatase produces the protein MVDNFEALYEKLNRLAKMASDDRILSKKEMFGFLEQVLKQMDQLREEYTKLLQDHLEELSRTYQEIATLFELNSMFANVVDPSEIFEPLTQTLRQTVAFKAIMIELTILGNVLEYEKSFDRQNLIAQAKHLLKDFEGVVLIEPEHGMELKNLLSVPVRSGGTEWGRITLIEKEDGIFTAADRKILEAVAFQMAATCERYTRLRREIERQRIREQLEIAKRIQTSLLPKRLPRSHHFEIAAQMVPAIQVGGDYYDAILIGQCVLVTVADVSGKGIPAALLMTSLRSTLRALVKNAFGLSRLAEELNSVLCEDLEEDRFVTIVLMCLHENGEAHIINAGHNPIVHVRNGQIDLLEARTLPMGIMKDVNYEETVLKLDPLDTLVIYTDGVTEARNQAGEEFGFERLVKTVKKCWNKSADAVMKEIQDELRFFCGDAPQHDDSTLVVVKYFG, from the coding sequence GTGGTGGATAACTTTGAAGCGCTGTACGAGAAACTGAACCGTCTTGCAAAAATGGCGTCGGATGACAGGATACTGAGCAAGAAAGAAATGTTCGGCTTTCTGGAGCAAGTTTTGAAGCAGATGGACCAGCTTCGCGAAGAATACACGAAACTTCTGCAGGACCATCTGGAAGAGTTGTCGAGGACCTACCAAGAAATAGCGACGCTCTTCGAACTGAACAGTATGTTTGCGAACGTCGTTGATCCATCGGAAATCTTTGAGCCTTTGACGCAGACGTTGAGACAAACGGTGGCGTTCAAAGCAATCATGATAGAACTTACTATACTGGGTAACGTCCTGGAATACGAGAAAAGCTTCGACCGGCAAAATTTGATCGCCCAGGCGAAGCATTTACTCAAGGACTTTGAAGGTGTTGTGCTCATAGAACCCGAGCATGGGATGGAACTGAAAAACTTGCTCTCTGTTCCCGTCAGAAGTGGTGGAACCGAATGGGGACGCATAACGTTGATCGAAAAGGAAGATGGTATTTTCACCGCGGCTGACAGAAAGATACTGGAGGCCGTGGCTTTCCAGATGGCCGCAACGTGCGAGAGATACACACGATTGCGAAGAGAGATTGAGAGGCAGAGAATCCGGGAACAACTGGAAATTGCCAAACGTATCCAGACAAGCCTGTTACCAAAGCGTTTGCCTCGAAGCCATCACTTCGAAATCGCAGCACAGATGGTTCCCGCCATACAGGTCGGTGGAGATTATTACGACGCAATATTGATAGGACAGTGTGTGCTTGTGACGGTTGCCGACGTGTCTGGCAAGGGTATTCCCGCAGCTCTGCTCATGACGTCCCTGAGAAGTACGTTGAGAGCACTTGTGAAGAACGCTTTTGGACTCTCGCGCCTGGCCGAAGAACTGAACAGCGTTTTGTGTGAAGATCTTGAAGAGGACAGGTTTGTGACCATTGTTCTGATGTGTCTTCATGAGAACGGTGAGGCACACATCATAAATGCGGGGCATAATCCCATTGTACACGTGCGCAACGGACAAATCGATCTGCTGGAAGCTCGCACGCTTCCCATGGGAATTATGAAGGATGTCAATTACGAGGAGACCGTGCTGAAGCTGGATCCATTGGACACACTCGTGATCTACACCGATGGCGTCACGGAAGCACGGAACCAGGCTGGGGAAGAGTTCGGTTTCGAAAGGCTTGTGAAAACTGTAAAGAAATGCTGGAACAAGAGTGCCGACGCGGTGATGAAAGAAATTCAGGACGAGTTGAGGTTTTTCTGTGGCGACGCACCACAGCATGATGATTCCACGTTGGTAGTGGTAAAATATTTTGGATAA
- a CDS encoding response regulator transcription factor, whose protein sequence is MGCRVLVVDDSDVLRKIVSFNLTKEGYVVEEARDGLEGLEKMKSNRPDLVILDVMMPHLNGFEVLKRMRADPELSNVPVIILTAKGGENDAKMALQSGANGFLTKPFSPLKLLEEVRRVTQRGG, encoded by the coding sequence TTGGGCTGTCGAGTGTTAGTCGTCGACGATTCTGATGTCTTGAGAAAGATCGTCAGTTTCAACTTGACCAAGGAAGGTTACGTTGTTGAAGAGGCACGAGACGGTTTAGAAGGTTTGGAAAAGATGAAATCGAACAGGCCGGATCTGGTGATCCTCGACGTTATGATGCCTCATCTGAACGGTTTCGAGGTGCTAAAACGTATGCGTGCCGATCCTGAACTTTCAAACGTACCCGTGATCATATTGACCGCCAAAGGTGGAGAAAACGATGCGAAGATGGCTCTGCAGAGTGGGGCTAACGGATTTCTCACCAAACCGTTCAGTCCTTTGAAGCTCCTCGAAGAAGTGCGGAGAGTGACCCAGCGTGGTGGATAA
- a CDS encoding YebC/PmpR family DNA-binding transcriptional regulator, translating into MSGHNKWANIKHRKMAQDAKRSQLFTKLIRELIVAAREGGGNPDTNPRLRAAIERAKEASMPKENIERAIKRGTGEIEGAEFQEIIYEAYAPGGVALYIRALTDNKNRTAQELRHILSRHGGSLAEPGAVGWVFERKGIIQVPREQVANVEELMMMAIDAGAEDIKDEEDPIRILTSPEDVMKVKDTLEASGYKVEATIGYVPKNTVRVTGKDAERLLTLLNALEDMDDVQEVFSNFEMDDAEMEALLAQLGQ; encoded by the coding sequence ATGTCTGGTCACAACAAATGGGCAAACATAAAGCACAGGAAAATGGCCCAGGATGCGAAGAGATCACAGCTCTTCACGAAACTCATACGTGAGCTGATCGTTGCGGCTCGTGAAGGTGGTGGAAATCCCGACACCAATCCACGTCTCAGGGCTGCGATCGAGAGGGCGAAAGAGGCGAGCATGCCGAAAGAGAACATCGAACGAGCCATCAAACGTGGAACGGGAGAAATAGAGGGCGCCGAATTTCAGGAGATCATTTACGAAGCTTACGCGCCAGGTGGAGTGGCACTGTACATTCGTGCGTTGACGGACAACAAGAACAGAACAGCTCAGGAACTCAGACACATTCTGAGCAGGCACGGTGGCAGCCTCGCGGAACCAGGAGCCGTAGGATGGGTCTTCGAGAGAAAAGGCATAATCCAGGTACCGAGAGAACAGGTTGCAAACGTTGAGGAACTCATGATGATGGCCATCGACGCAGGTGCGGAGGACATAAAAGACGAGGAAGATCCGATCAGGATTTTGACGAGCCCCGAAGATGTGATGAAAGTCAAGGACACGCTCGAAGCAAGCGGTTACAAGGTCGAAGCAACCATCGGTTACGTTCCGAAGAACACGGTGCGGGTCACCGGGAAGGACGCCGAAAGGCTGCTGACGCTCCTGAACGCTCTGGAAGACATGGACGACGTGCAGGAAGTTTTCTCCAACTTCGAGATGGACGACGCCGAGATGGAGGCCCTCTTGGCACAGCTCGGGCAATGA
- a CDS encoding HD domain-containing protein has translation MYHKVSRDPIHSEIFLYPLEILAIDTRPVQRLRQLSQLAGAEWVYPGASHTRFAHSLGVMHIAGLYAERLFQEHSRRRIVRLAGLLHDVGHGPFSHQFDDVVYRRMGLQDGHDGHRERILLELMPKEMFRAYEKMSDPGKKEAIRKDLKQTIGTEDVSIESLTHLMQEVNNVFKGEESGSAEYNVVQGPLGADRLDFLLRDAYYSGTTHFGVGAVDRIIRNAYLKMKDSKTILCYHVKVLDQIYTSLFGRFMMYKNVYFHKTSRAVDLMIQEILSLVYKPLTLPERVNELEKFLDLTDQSLLAEVKLEARKILEKHKVDSEAEIEIADLSDDEYNLIEAYRILRRLETRDLWKVIVEIAFTAEGADPYVLSVGIVADTLQKIRLRLEKLVDSKDVPDEDRKIMRRLLDDFEVVFKSDTPYKLSLVHPQEFVNSNVFLYDPQTDTIITLEDYVKSYPAYRLLASNLVQIVRIYVTEDVRELLTRYNVIPSAKLQLTTRW, from the coding sequence TTGTACCACAAGGTTTCGAGAGATCCCATACATTCGGAAATATTTCTTTATCCTCTTGAGATACTCGCGATCGATACCAGACCTGTACAGAGGTTGAGGCAACTTTCTCAGCTTGCGGGTGCAGAATGGGTCTATCCTGGGGCGAGCCACACTCGTTTTGCACACTCGCTCGGTGTCATGCACATTGCAGGTCTTTATGCGGAAAGGTTGTTCCAAGAGCATTCCAGACGGCGAATCGTACGGCTCGCAGGTTTACTACACGACGTGGGGCATGGACCATTCAGCCACCAGTTTGACGACGTAGTTTACAGGCGGATGGGTTTGCAGGATGGTCACGATGGACACAGAGAAAGGATCTTGCTTGAACTGATGCCAAAAGAGATGTTCAGAGCCTATGAAAAGATGTCTGACCCCGGGAAAAAAGAAGCAATACGAAAAGATCTGAAACAAACGATTGGCACTGAGGACGTCTCCATCGAGAGTTTAACACATCTTATGCAAGAAGTGAACAACGTCTTCAAGGGTGAAGAGTCAGGAAGCGCAGAGTACAACGTTGTTCAGGGGCCACTCGGTGCGGACAGACTGGATTTTCTGTTGCGGGACGCCTATTACAGTGGGACCACCCATTTCGGTGTCGGAGCCGTCGATCGGATCATCAGAAATGCTTACCTTAAGATGAAGGATTCAAAAACCATCCTGTGTTACCACGTGAAGGTACTCGACCAGATCTACACCAGTCTGTTTGGCAGGTTCATGATGTACAAGAACGTCTACTTCCACAAAACTTCCAGGGCTGTCGATCTCATGATACAGGAAATACTCTCGCTGGTTTACAAACCCCTAACGTTGCCAGAGAGGGTGAACGAGTTGGAGAAGTTCCTCGACCTGACCGATCAATCCCTGCTCGCTGAGGTGAAGCTCGAAGCCAGGAAAATCCTCGAAAAGCACAAGGTCGACAGCGAGGCTGAGATCGAGATTGCGGATCTGAGCGATGACGAATACAACCTCATTGAAGCGTACAGAATCCTGCGCAGACTTGAAACCAGAGATTTGTGGAAAGTGATAGTGGAGATCGCCTTTACAGCAGAAGGTGCGGATCCCTACGTGCTGAGTGTTGGAATAGTGGCAGACACCTTGCAGAAGATCAGGCTGAGACTGGAAAAACTCGTCGATTCGAAAGACGTTCCAGACGAGGATCGAAAAATCATGAGACGACTTCTCGATGATTTCGAGGTCGTGTTCAAGTCAGACACTCCCTACAAGCTTTCACTGGTGCACCCGCAGGAGTTTGTGAACAGCAACGTGTTCCTTTACGATCCGCAGACGGACACCATTATCACGTTGGAAGACTACGTTAAGAGCTATCCGGCCTATCGGCTTTTGGCGAGCAATCTTGTCCAGATCGTAAGAATCTACGTCACTGAAGACGTGAGAGAGTTGCTCACCCGATACAACGTCATACCGAGTGCGAAACTTCAACTCACCACTCGCTGGTGA
- the lspA gene encoding signal peptidase II gives MFWVTFVVLMDQLSKMLIERFLTIPTFVVPGILWFTYTKNTGIAFGMFARSGWIVWVTFFATLFLALVPKFVKCSTLTKAGLQMIVGGAIGNVIDRFRLGYVVDFINLRYFPAVFNVADLFITIGGILVLVSLLRGEQPLDNKGEQE, from the coding sequence ATGTTCTGGGTCACTTTCGTCGTGTTGATGGATCAGCTCAGCAAGATGTTGATCGAGAGATTCTTGACCATTCCGACCTTCGTCGTTCCAGGAATCTTGTGGTTCACTTACACGAAGAATACTGGCATAGCCTTCGGAATGTTCGCAAGATCTGGCTGGATCGTTTGGGTCACTTTCTTCGCAACGCTCTTTCTCGCTCTTGTCCCAAAGTTTGTGAAATGTTCAACGCTGACGAAAGCAGGTCTTCAGATGATCGTGGGTGGTGCCATTGGAAACGTGATAGACAGATTCAGGCTCGGATACGTCGTAGATTTCATAAACCTGAGATACTTTCCGGCCGTCTTCAACGTGGCGGACCTTTTCATCACCATCGGGGGGATACTCGTTCTTGTGAGTCTTTTGAGAGGTGAGCAGCCTCTTGACAATAAAGGTGAACAGGAATGA
- a CDS encoding amidohydrolase encodes MTLKNCLVYRDGNFVKMDLNVEKGIFVDNPSEPLIDATGYYVMPGFVDSHAHVIGTGHKYGHVNLENVGSIEELLQILQAEDHGVIIGRGWSEEKLGTRPTRQLLDLLEKPVLLIRRCGHVAVANRSLMELTGRWREDGVFKEQDLEQLRKDLPSREDEKFFKIGQEHFLMHGVTFVHSDDLHGLSWENLKEILKDSKMRVFEKVYFPSLSDLEKFDDFGQISDRVIVKAVKLFADGSVGGRTAWLSVPYADDPSNFGTKLIDEEELEKFAILCERKNVQLCVHAIGDEALHMVGKVFSRHPNHRVIHAQLVRNEDLSLLRKSFFSIQPHFAFEDRHLIESVLPKNLKALRYPFLMLFQQGFKIAFSTDAPVSPEDPKYVIECAMKLGFTKQQAIELYTVAGARMAGLNNLGEIKSGFLADFCLYEKNPLDLDEDPVAVYVAGELVYEK; translated from the coding sequence ATGACTTTGAAGAACTGTCTGGTGTACCGAGACGGAAACTTCGTCAAAATGGACCTCAACGTCGAGAAAGGTATTTTTGTCGATAATCCTTCGGAACCACTGATCGATGCAACTGGTTATTATGTCATGCCCGGTTTTGTGGATTCACACGCGCACGTGATAGGCACAGGACACAAGTACGGCCATGTGAATCTGGAGAACGTCGGCTCGATCGAAGAACTTTTGCAAATACTTCAGGCAGAAGACCACGGTGTGATCATCGGTAGGGGATGGAGTGAAGAAAAACTTGGAACGAGACCTACCAGGCAGCTGCTCGACCTGTTGGAGAAGCCTGTTCTTCTCATCAGAAGGTGCGGGCATGTCGCGGTTGCGAATAGATCCCTCATGGAGTTGACTGGACGATGGAGGGAAGATGGAGTCTTTAAGGAACAGGATCTGGAGCAGTTGAGGAAGGATCTGCCATCGCGGGAAGATGAGAAGTTTTTCAAGATCGGGCAAGAACATTTCTTGATGCACGGGGTGACTTTCGTCCATTCCGACGATCTGCACGGTTTGAGCTGGGAGAATCTAAAGGAGATCTTGAAAGACTCCAAGATGAGAGTCTTCGAGAAGGTGTATTTTCCATCTTTGAGTGACCTTGAGAAATTCGACGATTTCGGTCAGATCTCCGACCGTGTCATCGTGAAAGCCGTGAAACTGTTCGCGGATGGATCTGTTGGAGGAAGAACGGCCTGGCTCAGCGTTCCATACGCAGACGATCCGTCGAACTTTGGAACGAAGCTGATTGACGAAGAGGAGCTCGAGAAATTCGCAATCCTTTGTGAGAGAAAGAATGTTCAGCTCTGCGTACACGCAATAGGCGACGAAGCGCTTCACATGGTGGGCAAGGTTTTCAGCAGACATCCCAATCACAGGGTCATACACGCACAACTGGTTCGAAACGAAGACTTATCCCTGTTGAGGAAAAGCTTCTTTTCGATTCAACCCCACTTCGCCTTTGAAGACCGTCACCTTATCGAATCGGTGTTGCCTAAAAACTTGAAAGCCCTGCGTTATCCATTTCTGATGCTCTTCCAGCAGGGATTCAAGATCGCGTTCTCCACCGACGCACCGGTTTCTCCAGAGGATCCGAAGTACGTTATCGAGTGTGCGATGAAACTGGGCTTCACAAAACAGCAGGCAATAGAGCTGTACACAGTTGCTGGTGCACGAATGGCAGGTTTGAACAACCTCGGCGAAATAAAGTCTGGTTTTCTCGCAGATTTTTGCCTCTACGAAAAAAACCCTCTCGATCTGGATGAAGACCCAGTGGCGGTGTACGTGGCGGGAGAACTGGTGTACGAGAAATAA